In a genomic window of Leptospira hartskeerlii:
- a CDS encoding questin oxidase family protein, with protein MEEGDTMEKVLEYLEPFGPDLKNGLSNHAPMACEALLTMGKRESIFPWLEKYGNQFLEKKKPRNKIHSSDWKDFLGMPDTYPEWENYFNAELAEGSWQKTVSEWTIKLAPGICADATHGVIRTGHAIRSLTRKESKRRKRELASGLAVWASAYLELPTSFDSLLGLQPEDAIQKIDFVPEESKNFSGTIVSSLQELGNYENFSPVIGYLNVSNQPEEIISGLSEGFSRVVLNNVEDNLSAIVFIHSVTSVSALRSILPFLNEHERKSVLRYSWQSGAALFSAFGKKINLELPERLENESREELIDRAIEHGDEHAIKFTEVCLKEYEFNPSPAYYAAARLARKFLEPLS; from the coding sequence ATGGAAGAAGGGGACACGATGGAAAAAGTTTTAGAATATTTGGAACCTTTTGGTCCGGATCTAAAAAACGGATTAAGCAATCATGCTCCGATGGCCTGCGAGGCATTACTTACAATGGGTAAAAGAGAAAGTATTTTTCCTTGGTTGGAAAAATATGGAAACCAATTCTTAGAAAAAAAGAAACCTAGAAACAAAATTCATAGTAGTGATTGGAAAGATTTCCTGGGAATGCCTGATACTTATCCTGAATGGGAAAACTATTTCAATGCAGAGTTAGCGGAAGGTTCCTGGCAAAAAACTGTTTCTGAATGGACTATCAAACTTGCTCCTGGGATCTGCGCGGATGCTACTCATGGAGTGATCCGTACAGGACATGCGATCAGAAGTTTAACTAGGAAAGAGTCAAAACGAAGGAAGAGAGAACTTGCTTCCGGTTTAGCTGTCTGGGCCTCTGCTTATTTGGAACTGCCCACTTCTTTCGATTCTTTGCTAGGTTTACAACCGGAAGACGCGATCCAAAAGATCGATTTTGTTCCGGAAGAATCTAAAAACTTCTCAGGTACAATCGTTTCTTCTCTGCAAGAATTAGGAAATTATGAAAATTTTTCTCCTGTAATCGGATATCTAAACGTTTCTAATCAACCTGAGGAAATTATCTCCGGTTTGTCGGAAGGATTTTCCAGAGTGGTATTGAATAATGTGGAAGATAATCTATCCGCAATCGTTTTTATTCATTCCGTGACAAGCGTTTCCGCTCTTAGAAGTATATTGCCTTTTTTGAATGAGCATGAAAGAAAGTCCGTATTAAGATATTCCTGGCAGTCCGGAGCTGCACTGTTTTCCGCATTCGGTAAAAAGATAAATCTTGAGCTTCCCGAAAGATTGGAAAATGAATCCAGGGAGGAATTGATAGACAGGGCAATAGAACATGGGGACGAACATGCGATCAAATTTACGGAAGTATGTTTGAAAGAATATGAATTCAATCCCTCTCCTGCGTATTACGCGGCAGCTCGTTTAGCTCGAAAATTTCTGGAACCATTGTCTTAA